Proteins found in one Octopus sinensis unplaced genomic scaffold, ASM634580v1 Contig18296, whole genome shotgun sequence genomic segment:
- the LOC118761876 gene encoding zinc finger protein 492-like isoform X2, whose amino-acid sequence MSYVRNVKDILLHEEMTKEGEKLSYCCDICKKSFSQRGNLTTHKCISTGEKQYHCDICGKTFPGFSNLTTHKHIHTGEKPYHCDVCGKSFSQKCNLTTHTRIHSGMKPYHCDICGKSFTQKGSLTIHKRLHTGEKPYHCDICGKSFTQKGSLTKHKHIHTGEKPYHCDICGKSFTEKGSLATQVRLHTGEKPYLW is encoded by the exons ATGAGTTATGTGAGAAATGTAAAGGATATCTTACTTCATGAAGAGATgacgaaagaaggagaaaaattaTCGTACTGTTGTGATATCTGCAAAAAGTCTTTCTCTCAGAGAGGGAACCTAACTACTCATAAATGCATTTCTACTGGAGAGAAacaatatcactgtgatatttgtggtaaaacattccctGGATTTAGTaatttaactacacacaaacacattcacactggtgagaagccatatcactgtgatgtctgtggcaagtcattctctcaaaaatgtaacttaactactcacacACGTATTCATTCAGGtatgaaaccatatcact gtgatatctgtggtaaatcattcactcaaaaagGTAGCTTAACTATTCACAAACGTCTGCATACAG gtgagaaaccatatcactgtgatatctgtggtaaatcattcactcaaaaaggtagcttaactaaacacaaacacattcacacaggtgagaaaccatatcactgcgatatctgtggcaaGTCATTCACTGAAAAAGGTAGCTTAGCTACTCAGGTACGTttgcatacaggtgagaaaccatatctgtggtag
- the LOC118761876 gene encoding zinc finger protein 253-like isoform X1 — translation MSYVRNVKDILLHEEMTKEGEKLSYCCDICKKSFSQRGNLTTHKCISTGEKQYHCDICGKTFPGFSNLTTHKHIHTGEKPYHCDVCGKSFSQKCNLTTHTRIHSGMKPYHCDICGKSFTQKGSLTIHKRLHTGDKPYCCDICGKSFTEKGSLTAHKRLHTGEKPYHCDICGKSFTQKGSLTKHKHIHTGEKPYHCDICGKSFTEKGSLATQVRLHTGEKPYLW, via the exons ATGAGTTATGTGAGAAATGTAAAGGATATCTTACTTCATGAAGAGATgacgaaagaaggagaaaaattaTCGTACTGTTGTGATATCTGCAAAAAGTCTTTCTCTCAGAGAGGGAACCTAACTACTCATAAATGCATTTCTACTGGAGAGAAacaatatcactgtgatatttgtggtaaaacattccctGGATTTAGTaatttaactacacacaaacacattcacactggtgagaagccatatcactgtgatgtctgtggcaagtcattctctcaaaaatgtaacttaactactcacacACGTATTCATTCAGGtatgaaaccatatcact gtgatatctgtggtaaatcattcactcaaaaagGTAGCTTAACTATTCACAAACGTCTGCATACAGGTGATAaaccatattgctgtgatatctgtggaaagtcattcACTGAAAAAGGTAGCTTAACTGCTCACAAACGTctgcatacaggtgagaaaccatatcactgtgatatctgtggtaaatcattcactcaaaaaggtagcttaactaaacacaaacacattcacacaggtgagaaaccatatcactgcgatatctgtggcaaGTCATTCACTGAAAAAGGTAGCTTAGCTACTCAGGTACGTttgcatacaggtgagaaaccatatctgtggtag
- the LOC115231351 gene encoding uncharacterized protein LOC115231351 isoform X1, translating into MGNQSLMLIYLFTLEPVALGDNVTLHTEVAEMTGIVFWKNDNGRYECNPTCYNYGNYEVTQDGSKSTLLIQMVSEQDFTWHFCDLCLCSAKYTLVTKGEKTETTTTKDAETNGSENSLPTYAYVLIFISVFVVIVIIKKDQN; encoded by the exons ATGGGCAACCAATCACTAATGTTgatttatctttttactttagAACCAGTTGCATTAGGAGACAATGTCACACTTCATACTGAAGTAGCCGAGATGACAGGAATTGTTTTCTGGAAAAACGACAATGGTAGATATGAATGTAACCCGACTTGTTATAATTACGGTAACTATGAAGTTACACAAGATGGTAGCAAATCTACTCTTTTGATCCAAATGGTATCAGAACAAGATTTCACTTGGCATTTTTGTGACTTGTGTCTCTGCTCTGCAAAATATACCTTAGTGACAAAAG gtgaaaaaacagaaacaacgacaacaaaagatGCTGAAACTAATGGATCAGAAAACAGCTTACCAACCTATGCCTATGTCTTAATTTTCATATCTGTATTTGtagtcatcgttatcattaagaaAGACCAGAACTGA
- the LOC115231351 gene encoding uncharacterized protein LOC115231351 isoform X2 has protein sequence MGNQSLMLIYLFTLEPVALGDNVTLHTEVAEMTGIVFWKNDNGRYECNPTCYNYGNYEVTQDGSKSTLLIQMVSEQDFTWHFCDLCLCSAKYTLVTKEKTETTTTKDAETNGSENSLPTYAYVLIFISVFVVIVIIKKDQN, from the exons ATGGGCAACCAATCACTAATGTTgatttatctttttactttagAACCAGTTGCATTAGGAGACAATGTCACACTTCATACTGAAGTAGCCGAGATGACAGGAATTGTTTTCTGGAAAAACGACAATGGTAGATATGAATGTAACCCGACTTGTTATAATTACGGTAACTATGAAGTTACACAAGATGGTAGCAAATCTACTCTTTTGATCCAAATGGTATCAGAACAAGATTTCACTTGGCATTTTTGTGACTTGTGTCTCTGCTCTGCAAAATATACCTTAGTGACAAAAG aaaaaacagaaacaacgacaacaaaagatGCTGAAACTAATGGATCAGAAAACAGCTTACCAACCTATGCCTATGTCTTAATTTTCATATCTGTATTTGtagtcatcgttatcattaagaaAGACCAGAACTGA